From Perca flavescens isolate YP-PL-M2 chromosome 19, PFLA_1.0, whole genome shotgun sequence:
cctgacTGAGACGCATATTCTAAATGCACTGTATGCATGTCAAAAAATCCTTGATGACTTGAAACTCAAATAATACCAGCGTAGcccacgtcttaatcggaaaatgttAAATTCTCAAAAAGGCCTTATACGACCTTTCCAGACGTAATATGCTGTGATCATAGTGGTATATTTGTGAGCATATAAAGGTAGTCAATaattctgtatgtatgtatgcttgTTCCATTTAAATTGTTCTCCTCTCTATTTTTAAGGTGCTGTTAACTCACTTTTCATAGTGAGTATTAACATATCCTCTAGTGGAGTTATTCTACAGTGTGAGTCTGAAGGCTGGTATCCAGAGCCTGAGGTGTTGTGGCTGGACGGTGAGGGAAACCTCCTCTCTGCTGGACCTCCAGAGACAGTCAGAGGTCCTGATGATCTCTATACTGTCAGCAGCAGAGTGACTGTGGAGAAGAGACACAGCAACAGCTTCACCTGTAGAGTCCAACAGAAGAACATCAACCAGACCAGAGAAACACACATTCAGATTGCAGGTTCAAATATGAAAGGGCTGAAGCCCCCATTACCAAACCcctttacagaaaaaaaacatttagctaTACTTACATCTTTACGAGTTGTGGGTCTGTTAATGTAAAGTTTGTCCTTAGGTTGGTGCTAGAGGAAAGTATTAAGAGAAATAACTGTGCTCAAAGAGGGTGGCTCATTCATTGCAATGTAAGTTGCTCACTGGAAGCCGTTAACAAGAAAATGAATCAGGCTTTCTCGAGAGTATTCCGATAATAATAAAAGACTTCAATTGTAACAGGCCGAAATTGGGGCATACACATGCTCAATACATTTCATGGCAGTCTGCCTATTAGGTTATGAGATATAACACCAGATGGTGACAAAAGAGAAAAGGTCAAAGGGTCACCAAAGTCACTGAGATTTATCCtcctggggaccatgaatatccACACCAGATTTTACAATAGTCGTCAAGATTTTCTTACTTACCTTGCATGGCAGCTGGATGCTCTTGATATCACGAGATCACACAAGAAACGCATATCACATCATATCACACAAGAATCCATCTTGTCAAGCTTCAAGTTATGCGTTTGTTTCCAGGATCCAGTGAGGAGCTACTGGTAGACAGGACTATGGTTTAGGTGTGTGAAGGCTACCACGgtttgttaaaaacaacaatgaagTGATAGATGATTTATCCTATCatctgccaggtattttttgaaagtgcctgccctttgcAGTAACCGTTTCCAATGACTTAGattgttctgtgtaacaaaccatctggcacgTCAGGTTAGAGATATCCTGCTCTGGATGAAGGTACTGGATGGACAAACTAACAGGACTTTGTTAGCAGCTAATCACATAAATATTTTCTAATTTAATGAAATTCTCACTTTGATAGATTGAAAGAACTGATGTGCAGTTTGACATACGTGGTTTTATCATTTCAGCTGATTTCTTCACGGTGCCACCAAGTTCATCTGTTCGTGTCAACATTGGTGTTATTGCTTtagttattttcattttgtgtagTCTGGCAGTTGCCTTTGCTTGGTGGAAATGGAAAACATCAGTAAGTCATTAATCCATTTATTTCACATTTGCAACCCTGCATTTTTTCATGTTTCATAGTAGTTTAGAGAAAATGTGTCACAGTATTCCAAGTTTTCCAAGTTTAGTGAAAGGGCATGTAAGTACtgtttaaagcgcccatattatgctcattttcaggttcataactgtattttaatgttgtaccagaataggtttacatggtttaattatcaaaaaacaccatatttttcttgtactgcacagctctctctcactgctgcagatcctcttttcacctggtttctgttttagctacagagtgagacctcttttcatcttcttcttctgtactatctttgattgcactggcacatgctcagtagctcagatgtagatcatgtcagctagctaactctagagacagtcaaagagagcctgtttctccaactttggtcagttacaaggcaggattagctgggagacttctaaatgagggtgcacatgtaagtagttcttttgtagattatggtgaacttgtgtgtgttgtagcagtgctttgctattgagaacgaagtagcatgctagcgttagcattagcatgctaacgctacgagctaacggttgtggttagccagctcatttcggactgtgacgtcacagtccgagccgattttgaacagctcactaggagactgaaggcaggacacattcagaaaccagatctcactcaaaacagcatggatggatttttttcaaagtttgtatgtgtgtggaagcaccagagacacaaaagaacaccccaaataccagaaaaagtgtttttttcataatatgggcactttaagctTTCTGAGCACGCCATGAAGTATAACTTTACTTAAATTTCTTTCCTGtgtgcacacagagacaaacccTGTAACTCAAGTCTGTGATGGCACCGTCAAGAGGCAATGAAGGACAAGAACAGTTTGTTATTTACTAACAAATGTAGAGGTCATTGTTCAAGCAAGTACTACATTGAGGTACTTCTTCTATTGTAACTTATCATGCCTTACAAAAAGGCCATACATTTAATCCAAACAGGTGTAGATATTCTGTGGTTATTCTGCAGAGGCTTTGTCATGGTTAAATGTAGACACAGTCACAGGTAGTATATTGTAGACACTCTCAAACTACCCTGTATAGACTGTGTGGTTTCAAAACACAAAATTGCTTTACTTCACATTTGAGAGCTGTCATATTTATATATTCCCAGTGCATTACATACCTGCTTATAGACCTGCTTATTCAAACATAGTATCACACAGCTTCATCTATAAATGAGGAACATAAAGTACCTGTTTACTGAGTACATCAAATTTGCCATCGGCAGTCCTCACTGTAAAAGAAGTAACCTTATCTACTTTTGCCTTCTGTAGACAAAGTTAAGTGAAATGTATTGAAACATGAGAAATTATGAAATTTTGACATATAACAATACAAGGAGAGAACTCTTTTGGGCTCACAGAAATGTATTAATACATCTCCAGTATGTTTATAACACTGTAACAAAAAATAAAGCAGTCATTAAACCTTTTTATGTCTGTTACTTTCACATGTGGTTTGTGTCTGAGATGCTCAAGTTACAAAACTGCATCTGCTGAATAAAACCCAGTATATGTCAAATGAAAACTGAAAGcacaccttttaaaaaaaaagttcttatGTCTGTCCATCACTTCTGTGGTTTGTAATATGTACTGCTTGTCTGCGAGTCAGTGACCACAGCCTGCACATGCATAACTATGAAGAATAccaattcatttatatttacTTCTTTCTCTGATTCATTTATATTACTTCTTCTCATTACAAGTCATTGTTTGCTGCTCTTTACAGTATATTGGGTACTTTAAAATCAACgcacacattacatttattttaatttagctGTCGTTTTTATTGAAAGCGACTTCCAACCTGTCCATAGTCCATTCAGCCATTAAGGTACAAACTCAGAACAGCAATAACCACATAGAAAAGGTACATTAGCTTCAACAAGCCACATTACAAAGTGCAACATGTAagttcaatctttttttttttttttaataaccatCATCTTCTTAGCCCAGGTGCAGTCGGAGAAGATCTGTTTTTAACCTGTGGTGGAAGATATGTTCACTTTCAGCTGTCCTGATGTCAATGGGGAGTttgttccaccatttaggagacaggacagtaaacacacactctctaagtaaaagtaaaataacagTATATTTGTGTCCCTCACTTCCTTATTTATGTGGGACATGTAGTGTGACTGAGTTTCCCACAGT
This genomic window contains:
- the LOC114546198 gene encoding butyrophilin subfamily 1 member A1-like, which translates into the protein MHVAGPSQPTLAKVGDEVILPCQLEPATKASGMTVEWARPDLNPRFVYVWRDGVELESKTHPSYKRTTKVFPEQKLGDVSLNLSKVKLSDGGTYKCFIPGHGDSLIQLLVGAVNSLFIVSINISSSGVILQCESEGWYPEPEVLWLDGEGNLLSAGPPETVRGPDDLYTVSSRVTVEKRHSNSFTCRVQQKNINQTRETHIQIAETNPVTQVCDGTVKRQ